A window of bacterium genomic DNA:
ATTCGGCTTGAGCAGGTTCTCCGGCGCCAGCGGATCTTCGACCTCCTGCAGATCGAACCCCTCCCCCTGGTCGACGACGCGGATGATCGCCTGATCGCCGATGATGGCCAGCTCCACTTCGACCTCCTTGTCCGGGTCCTGCCGATTGCCGTGCTTGATGGCGTTGGCCACTGCCTCACGGATCGCGATCCCGACCCAGTGACGCGAATCGTCATCCAGCCCGAGGCGCTCCAGCGCGTCGTCGACGACGACTTGGATCAGGTCGATATGCTCGAAACGGCTACCGATCGAGATCCGGACTTGAGGCTCTTCGACGGGCATCGCGGTGCCGAGTCTAGCAGAACCTCGACCCGGTGGTGAAAGTCAGGTTCCGAAAGCCGATCCGGTCGCGATGATCCGGAGCACGG
This region includes:
- a CDS encoding ATP-binding protein, whose product is MPVEEPQVRISIGSRFEHIDLIQVVVDDALERLGLDDDSRHWVGIAIREAVANAIKHGNRQDPDKEVEVELAIIGDQAIIRVVDQGEGFDLQEVEDPLAPENLLKPNGRGIFYMSNFMDEIEYSSRPEGGTVVTLRKQIAGIRTD